Proteins encoded by one window of Castor canadensis chromosome 2, mCasCan1.hap1v2, whole genome shotgun sequence:
- the Kbtbd13 gene encoding kelch repeat and BTB domain-containing protein 13 produces MPRGLEVPVQVWVDDQLFQADQALLVEHCGFFRGLFRSGMREARAAEVRLGALSAGGFRTTLQVLGGERPALAADEELLQAVECAAFLQAPALARFLEHSVTSDNCVLLCDAAAAFGLHDVLHGAALFIRDGSRELAAELALPEARAYVAGLRPSSYVALSTHTPAPGFLEDASRTMCYLDEEEDAWRTLAALPLEASTMLAGVATLGNKLYIVGGVRGPSKEVVELGFCYDPEGGTWHEFPNPHQPRYDTVLAGFDGRLYAIGGEFQRTPMSSVECYDPAVGCWSFVADLPQPATGVPCAQARGRLFVCLWRPADTTAVVEYTARMDAWLPVAELRRPQSYGHCMVAHRDSLYVVRNGPSDDFLHCAIDCLNLVTGQWTSLPGQFVNSKGALFTAVVRGDTVYTVNRLSTLLYAIEDGTWRLHAEKAGFPRPGSLQTFLLRLPPGTPGPVATALPEL; encoded by the coding sequence ATGCCGCGGGGCCTGGAGGTCCCGGTGCAGGTGTGGGTGGACGATCAGCTCTTCCAGGCCGACCAGGCGCTGCTGGTGGAGCACTGCGGCTTCTTCCGCGGCCTCTTCCGCTCGGGCATGCGGGAGGCGCGCGCGGCCGAGGTGCGCCTGGGCGCGCTCAGCGCGGGCGGCTTCCGCACCACGCTGCAGGTGCTGGGCGGCGAGCGGCCGGCTCTGGCGGCCGACGAGGAGCTGCTGCAAGCCGTGGAGTGCGCCGCCTTCCTGCAGGCGCCGGCGTTAGCGCGCTTCCTGGAGCACAGCGTCACGTCGGACAACTGCGTGTTGCTATGCGACGCGGCCGCCGCCTTCGGCCTGCACGACGTGCTCCACGGCGCCGCGCTCTTCATCCGCGACGGCTCGCGCGAGCTGGCGGCCGAGCTGGCCCTGCCCGAGGCCCGCGCCTATGTGGCCGGCCTGCGGCCCAGCAGCTACGTGGCCCTGAGCACGCACACGCCCGCGCCCGGCTTCCTGGAGGACGCGTCGCGCACCATGTGCTACCTGGACGAGGAGGAGGACGCGTGGCGCACGCTGGCCGCGCTGCCCCTGGAGGCCAGCACGATGCTGGCAGGCGTGGCCACCTTGGGCAACAAGCTGTACATCGTGGGCGGTGTGCGTGGTCCCAGCAAGGAGGTGGTGGAGCTGGGCTTCTGCTATGATCCAGAGGGCGGCACGTGGCACGAGTTTCCCAACCCGCACCAGCCACGCTATGACACGGTGCTGGCCGGCTTCGATGGTCGCCTCTATGCCATCGGCGGCGAGTTCCAGAGGACACCCATGAGCTCCGTGGAGTGCTACGACCCAGCCGTGGGCTGCTGGAGCTTTGTGGCTGACCTGCCACAGCCGGCCACAGGAGTGCCCTGCGCCCAGGCGCGTGGCCGCCTCTTCGTGTGCTTGTGGCGGCCAGCTGACACCACGGCGGTGGTGGAGTACACGGCAAGGATGGACGCGTGGCTACCTGTGGCCGAGCTGCGGCGTCCACAGAGCTATGGCCACTGCATGGTGGCCCATCGCGACAGCCTCTATGTGGTGCGCAATGGACCTTCTGATGACTTTCTGCACTGTGCCATTGACTGCCTCAACCTGGTCACAGGCCAATGGACGTCGCTACCCGGCCAGTTTGTCAACAGCAAGGGAGCACTCTTCACGGCCGTGGTGCGGGGTGACACGGTCTATACCGTCAACCGTCTGTCCACGCTGCTCTATGCCATTGAGGACGGCACGTGGCGGCTGCATGCGGAGAAGGCTGGCTTTCCCCGGCCCGGCTCCTTGCAGACCTTTCTCCTGAGGCTGCCCCCTGGCACTCCAGGGCCGGTGGCTACTGCCTTGCCAGAACTGTGA
- the Rasl12 gene encoding ras-like protein family member 12, with product MASVFGKPRAGSGLHSAPLEVNLAILGRRGAGKSALTVKFLTKRFISEYDPNLEDTYSSEETVDHQPVHLRVMDTADPDTPRNCERYLNWAHAFLVVYSIDNRQSFEGSSSYLELLALHAKEMQRGYPALLLANKLDMAQYRQVTKAEGAALANRFGCLFFEVSACLDFEHVQHVFHEAVREVRRELEKSPLARPLFISEERALSHQGPLTARHGLASCTLNTLSTVSLKEMPAVAQAKLVTVKSSRAQSKRKAPTLTLLKGFKIF from the exons ATGGCCTCGGTGTTCGGGAAGCCACGCGCGGGCAGCGGCCTGCACAGCGCGCCCCTCGAGGTCAACCTGGCCATCCTGGGCCGCCGCGGGGCCGGCAAGTCCG CACTGACTGTGAAGTTTCTGACCAAGAGGTTTATCAGTGAATATGACCCCAACTTGG AGGATACCTACAGCTCCGAGGAGACTGTGGACCACCAGCCTGTTCACCTGAGGGTCATGGACACCGCAGATCCG GACACCCCGAGGAACTGTGAGCGCTATCTGAACTGGGCCCACGCCTTCCTGGTGGTGTACAGCATCGACAACCGCCAGAGTTTTGAAGGCAGCAGTAGCTACCTGGAGCTGCTGGCTCTGCACGCCAAGGAGATGCAACGTGGCTACCCTGCCCTGCTGCTTGCCAACAAACTGGACATGGCCCAGTACAG GCAGGTCACCAAGGCCGAGGGTGCGGCGCTGGCCAACAGGTTCGGGTGCCTGTTTTTCGAGGTCTCTGCCTGCCTGGACTTTGAGCATGTGCAGCACGTCTTCCATGAGGCAGTGCGGGAGGTGCGGCGGGAGCTGGAGAAGAGCCCCCTGGCCCGGCCTCTCTTCATCTCTGAGGAGAGGGCCCTGTCCCACCAGGGCCCACTCACCGCCCGGCATGGGCTAGCCAGCTGCACTCTCAACACTCTCTCTACTGTCAGCTTGAAGGAGATGCCTGCTGTGGCCCAGGCCAAGCTGGTCACTGTGAAGTCATCCCGCGCCCAGAGCAAGCGCAAGGCACCCACCCTGACCCTACTGAAGGGCTTCAAGATCTTCTGA